Genomic segment of Candidatus Rhabdochlamydia sp. T3358:
AACTTAATCAAGAACAGCTAGATCAGCTCAAGACTTATGTAAGCAAAGAGATTCCTAGCTCTGCTGGGCAAGTCGTGGACTTCATAAAAAAACATTTTGCCATTCGGTACACTCTATCAGCAGTGATTTCCTTATTACACCGCTTAAATTTTGAGTATAAAAAACCAAAGTTGATTCCTGGAAAAGCAAATGCTGAAGATCAAGCACTTTTTTTGAAAGAGCTCAAAACCCTAGAAATGGATCTTTGTGAATCAGATGAAATCATCTACATAGATGGCGTTCATCCTCAGCATAATTCTAAACCTTCTTATGGATGGTTTAAAAAAGGAGCAAAGGCATTATTAAAAGCCAATAGCGGTCGCCAGGGCGATTTAACTAAAAATTTTTGATAGCAGATTAGGTAATATGGCATAGTAAAGACCTCAAATTTAAGGAGGTTCTATGTCACGCCGCAAGCCAATTGATTCCAAAATTCTGGAAGCCAGTAAGGAATTTAATGCCGAGGTCTTCGCAGAGACAGTTAAGGGAGCATTTGCCGATTTGCCTGATTATCGACGCAATCAAAACCGAGTACTGTATCCTGTTTGGTATCTGTCTCTTGTAGTTCTTTGTGGCTTTTTTTGCGGATGCAACACGATCGAAGAAATTGCTGACTACGCCGATCATCAAGAAGACTGGTTTTCCTCTCTCCTTGGGGAGAGAGTCTCAGCTCCTTCTCATGGCGCTCTCTGGTGGTTTTTAGTAAAAACCCCCGCCGGGGCTCTTAAGAGCTATATTCAAAAATGGTTCAGAAAAATTCCAGGCGCATTGAAGAATCAGCTATTGGCGATCGATGGCAAAAGATTGAGGGGTGCTAATTTCCTGGATCATATCACTCACGTAGTAGAATTATTTGCTGCAGAAGATCGATTGTGTCTTGCAGTAGAAAAAGTTCCCGATAAAACGGTTGAGAAAAGTACGTTGCCGGTCATTTTGGAACAGGTAGACGTAGAAGGAGCGATTATTTCAGGGGATGCGCATTTCACTGTACCCGAATCAGCAGAACGTATCATTGATGCAAAAGCAGATTATCTGCTAGCTGTGAAGGGCAATCAGCCTTCTCTTTGCGCTGAGA
This window contains:
- a CDS encoding ISAs1 family transposase, with amino-acid sequence MSRRKPIDSKILEASKEFNAEVFAETVKGAFADLPDYRRNQNRVLYPVWYLSLVVLCGFFCGCNTIEEIADYADHQEDWFSSLLGERVSAPSHGALWWFLVKTPAGALKSYIQKWFRKIPGALKNQLLAIDGKRLRGANFLDHITHVVELFAAEDRLCLAVEKVPDKTVEKSTLPVILEQVDVEGAIISGDAHFTVPESAERIIDAKADYLLAVKGNQPSLCAE
- a CDS encoding helix-turn-helix domain-containing protein, translated to MQPTSSFLTQNAKDILKARHRQERDKRLCDRIKSILLLDDGWSYAQVAYALLLDEDTIRRYYKTYLEGGKEALLNLNYTGKACKLNQEQLDQLKTYVSKEIPSSAGQVVDFIKKHFAIRYTLSAVISLLHRLNFEYKKPKLIPGKANAEDQALFLKELKTLEMDLCESDEIIYIDGVHPQHNSKPSYGWFKKGAKALLKANSGRQGDLTKNF